A window of the Miscanthus floridulus cultivar M001 chromosome 14, ASM1932011v1, whole genome shotgun sequence genome harbors these coding sequences:
- the LOC136506120 gene encoding uncharacterized protein — MATLKDAVVRKPVLATLRLIVPAGAARPGQPISPALSSYRLNLMAFCKDFNARTQKYKADTPMHVTVTAYKDNTFEFVVKSPPVSWFLKKAAGIETASGLAGHRNVSSLTIRHVYEIAKLKQADPFCKHMSLEALCKCIIGTANSMGIAIVKDL; from the coding sequence ATGGCAACTCTGAAAGATGCAGTAGTAAGGAAGCCTGTACTGGCAACACTCCGTCTTATCGTCCCAGCTGGTGCAGCCCGTCCTGGACAACCAATTAGTCCAGCACTTAGTTCCTATCGGCTCAATTTGATGGCTTTCTGCAAGGATTTCAATGCCAGGACCCAGAAATACAAGGCAGACACTCCAATGCACGTCACCGTAACTGCCTACAAGGATAACACCTTCGAGTTTGTGGTCAAGTCACCCCCAGTATCATGGTTCCTCAAGAAGGCTGCAGGAATAGAAACTGCCAGCGGTCTCGCAGGCCACAGGAATGTGTCATCCCTCACTATCCGCCATGTGTATGAGATTGCAAAGTTGAAGCAGGCTGACCCCTTCTGCAAGCACATGTCGCTTGAAGCGCTGTGCAAGTGCATCATTGGCACAGCCAACTCCATGGGTATTGCGATTGTTAAAGATCTTTGA